In Selenomonas sp. TAMA-11512, a genomic segment contains:
- a CDS encoding P1 family peptidase, with translation MMRTKKILKAMARMLSLMAVMSIGVTAQAEEVAMKEIPFTALDGVRVGNAQSDEGKTGVTVLFFPDGAKTGVDISGGGPASRETPVLDPTKEDIAIHAIVLSGGSAYGLAAADGVMKCLEDHGIGYDTGFSLVPLVVQSAIYDLSYGSAAIRPDSAMGYAACQKALSENQPLSGSIGAGTGATVGKLCGMMQSQKGGIGYHAVQVGDLKLGAVVVVNALGDIYAGEHKIAGLMNKHRTGFRDSVAELYRSTAPKDLFTRTNTTIGAIVTNGHFSKAQLTRIAEQARNGYARSIKPVGTLADGDTIYASACGHLVETDINMAGTLAAEVMAKAIEDAIRAAKIDDADYLPHCLPR, from the coding sequence ATGATGCGTACCAAGAAAATCTTAAAGGCCATGGCAAGGATGCTCAGCCTCATGGCTGTCATGTCCATCGGCGTCACGGCACAGGCGGAGGAGGTCGCCATGAAGGAAATTCCCTTTACCGCACTGGATGGTGTACGAGTCGGCAATGCCCAAAGCGACGAGGGAAAGACGGGCGTGACGGTTCTCTTTTTCCCCGACGGCGCCAAGACGGGAGTGGATATCAGCGGCGGCGGCCCCGCTTCACGGGAAACGCCCGTCCTCGACCCCACGAAAGAGGACATCGCTATCCACGCCATTGTATTGTCCGGCGGCAGCGCCTACGGATTGGCGGCGGCCGACGGCGTGATGAAGTGCCTGGAGGATCACGGCATCGGCTATGATACAGGTTTTTCCTTGGTTCCCTTGGTGGTGCAAAGCGCTATTTACGATCTTTCCTATGGCAGTGCGGCGATCCGCCCCGACAGCGCCATGGGCTATGCAGCCTGTCAAAAGGCCTTATCCGAAAATCAGCCCCTGAGCGGCTCCATCGGCGCCGGTACGGGCGCCACCGTCGGCAAGCTCTGCGGCATGATGCAGTCGCAAAAGGGCGGCATCGGCTACCATGCAGTGCAGGTCGGCGATCTCAAGCTTGGCGCCGTAGTCGTGGTAAACGCCCTCGGTGATATATACGCCGGGGAGCATAAGATTGCCGGGCTGATGAATAAGCACCGCACAGGATTTCGCGACAGCGTAGCGGAACTATACCGCAGCACCGCTCCCAAGGATCTGTTCACCCGCACGAATACCACCATCGGCGCCATCGTCACGAACGGACATTTCAGCAAAGCGCAGCTCACCCGTATCGCCGAGCAGGCGCGAAACGGCTACGCCCGCTCCATCAAGCCGGTGGGAACCCTGGCCGACGGCGATACGATATACGCTTCCGCCTGCGGTCACCTGGTAGAAACCGACATCAACATGGCGGGGACATTGGCGGCAGAGGTAATGGCCAAAGCCATCGAGGACGCGATCCGAGCCGCGAAAATCGACGATGCAGACTATCTGCCTCACTGCCTGCCCCGATAA
- a CDS encoding type II toxin-antitoxin system RelB/DinJ family antitoxin — translation MAFGRDIKEQAGALFSVLGLDMSGAVNMFLHQCVLRGGIPFSIEMPRYKQSTLAAMEEARRISRAPNIPSYDNMDDLKRALEE, via the coding sequence TTGGCATTTGGCCGGGACATAAAAGAACAGGCCGGAGCGTTGTTTTCCGTCCTTGGCCTGGATATGTCCGGTGCTGTTAATATGTTTCTCCATCAGTGTGTCCTTCGCGGAGGCATCCCGTTTTCTATCGAAATGCCCCGTTATAAGCAAAGCACCTTGGCGGCTATGGAAGAAGCAAGAAGAATCTCCCGCGCCCCGAATATCCCTAGCTATGACAATATGGACGACTTGAAGAGGGCATTGGAAGAGTGA
- a CDS encoding type II toxin-antitoxin system YafQ family toxin, giving the protein MTYRIKFTTAYKKSYKRAKKRGLNLNLLDDVVEALGQGHKLDAKYRDHALHGNCEGFRECHIHPDWLLVYLVENDILTLPLIETGTHADIFDE; this is encoded by the coding sequence GTGACCTATCGCATCAAGTTTACTACCGCTTATAAGAAAAGTTACAAGCGTGCCAAAAAACGCGGCTTGAACCTAAATCTGCTGGATGATGTTGTCGAAGCATTGGGACAAGGGCACAAGCTGGATGCCAAATACCGTGACCACGCACTCCATGGCAATTGTGAGGGATTTCGCGAGTGCCATATTCATCCGGATTGGCTTTTGGTTTACCTCGTTGAAAATGACATCCTAACCTTGCCCCTTATCGAGACCGGAACTCATGCAGATATATTCGATGAATAA
- a CDS encoding class I SAM-dependent DNA methyltransferase, whose amino-acid sequence MARASKPKDISVSLETVLWNCRVALRGVGSTEKNRDAVIGLVFLKFAGDKFEKRRAELLEKHGNIPMFLEKPSFYNAVNVFYLKETARWSYLSANSSANNIAVLIDQAMEDIEKLNPSLSGALPKNLFASLSAENSKLKSLIDNVNQIDEQRFHEEDLIGRVYEYFLQVYAASGTKEDGEFYTPACAVKLIAEMIEPYSGVVYDPCCGSGGMFVQSVKFVDRHHGNRQEVSILGQESNPDTWRLCKMNLAIRGIAHNLGATNASTFTNDLQKDKKVDYIMANPPFNFKGWRTEDELLDDPRFLKGGYSVMPPVANANYAWILHMLSKLDVTHGVAGFLLANGALNAGDAEYTLRKEILERDRVEAIIVLPRDMFYTTDISVTLWILNMNKAGGEMHGRNLRDRRGELLFMDLRRWDENIEEIVIDKGKKKKKTVLTDAQIAEVKRIYHDWQDANRTKYRDVPELCQSATMADIRAHDYSLAPSKYIEFIDHDLEIDYEKEMARIQTEMRGILEEERKSQKMLEEAFRGIGYGID is encoded by the coding sequence ATGGCACGTGCGTCAAAACCGAAAGATATATCCGTTTCCCTGGAGACGGTGCTATGGAATTGCCGGGTAGCCCTGCGCGGCGTCGGCAGCACGGAGAAGAACCGCGACGCCGTGATCGGCTTGGTGTTCCTGAAATTTGCTGGGGACAAATTTGAAAAACGGCGCGCGGAACTTCTGGAAAAGCATGGCAATATCCCGATGTTCCTGGAAAAGCCCTCCTTTTACAATGCCGTCAATGTGTTCTATCTCAAGGAAACCGCGCGATGGTCGTATCTCTCGGCAAATTCCTCGGCAAACAACATCGCCGTCCTCATCGACCAGGCGATGGAGGATATTGAAAAGCTCAATCCGTCTCTTTCCGGTGCGCTTCCTAAGAACCTCTTTGCCTCCCTCAGTGCGGAAAACTCGAAGTTGAAGAGCCTCATCGACAATGTGAACCAGATTGATGAGCAGCGTTTCCACGAAGAAGACCTCATCGGTCGGGTGTATGAGTATTTCCTGCAAGTTTATGCAGCCTCCGGCACCAAGGAAGACGGTGAGTTCTACACGCCCGCCTGCGCCGTGAAACTCATCGCCGAGATGATCGAGCCGTACAGCGGCGTAGTATACGACCCCTGCTGCGGCAGCGGCGGCATGTTCGTCCAGTCGGTGAAATTCGTAGACAGACATCACGGCAATCGGCAGGAAGTTTCCATCCTCGGGCAGGAGAGCAATCCCGACACCTGGCGCCTGTGCAAGATGAATCTCGCCATTCGCGGTATCGCCCACAATCTGGGTGCGACAAACGCCTCCACCTTCACCAACGACTTACAGAAGGATAAAAAGGTAGATTACATCATGGCGAACCCGCCCTTCAACTTCAAGGGCTGGCGCACCGAGGATGAACTTTTGGACGACCCGCGCTTCCTGAAGGGCGGCTATTCCGTGATGCCGCCTGTCGCCAATGCCAACTATGCTTGGATTCTCCACATGCTCTCCAAGCTCGATGTCACCCATGGCGTCGCCGGCTTCCTCCTTGCCAACGGCGCGTTGAACGCTGGCGATGCGGAATACACGCTTCGCAAGGAAATTCTGGAGCGTGACCGAGTGGAAGCGATCATCGTCCTGCCTCGGGATATGTTCTATACGACGGACATTTCCGTGACGCTTTGGATTCTGAACATGAACAAGGCGGGCGGCGAAATGCATGGCAGGAATCTCCGCGACCGCCGAGGTGAGCTTCTTTTCATGGATCTGCGCCGTTGGGATGAGAATATTGAGGAAATCGTCATCGACAAGGGCAAGAAGAAGAAAAAGACCGTGCTGACCGATGCGCAGATTGCCGAGGTCAAACGAATCTATCACGACTGGCAGGATGCGAACCGCACGAAGTACCGCGATGTACCGGAACTTTGCCAATCGGCAACGATGGCGGATATTCGCGCCCACGACTACTCTCTCGCGCCCAGCAAATACATCGAATTCATCGACCACGATTTGGAGATCGACTACGAAAAGGAAATGGCGCGGATTCAAACAGAGATGCGCGGGATTCTGGAAGAAGAACGAAAATCACAGAAGATGCTGGAAGAGGCATTTCGGGGGATCGGATATGGCATTGACTAA
- a CDS encoding restriction endonuclease: MGYRTTVSPQGGDSGIDITAYKDEIPPRILVQVKSQNGDIKETTIQSLKGAMREGDYGLFVTLSSYTKHARKYLDSTPIIRGINGAEMVELILKYYDDLSDKYRKMIPLKQVYIPVPKEE, translated from the coding sequence ATGGGATACAGAACAACCGTGTCACCACAAGGCGGCGACAGCGGTATAGACATTACTGCATATAAGGATGAGATTCCTCCTCGTATCCTTGTACAGGTTAAGAGTCAGAACGGGGATATAAAGGAAACAACAATCCAGTCACTGAAAGGTGCAATGAGAGAAGGTGATTACGGTCTGTTTGTAACGCTTTCAAGTTATACCAAGCATGCCCGGAAGTATCTTGATAGTACTCCTATTATCCGTGGTATCAATGGTGCAGAAATGGTTGAACTTATTTTGAAATACTATGATGATTTGAGTGATAAGTACAGGAAGATGATTCCGCTTAAGCAGGTTTATATTCCGGTTCCAAAGGAGGAGTAG